One window of the Calditrichota bacterium genome contains the following:
- a CDS encoding acetyl-CoA carboxylase biotin carboxyl carrier protein subunit, translated as MPGLVLEIRVREGDAVEAGQGVLVVEAMKMENELRAPCAGTVREVKVREKQSVEQNQLLIVFA; from the coding sequence ATGCCGGGCTTGGTCCTGGAAATCAGGGTGCGCGAGGGCGATGCGGTGGAAGCCGGCCAAGGGGTGCTCGTAGTGGAAGCGATGAAGATGGAAAACGAGCTCCGGGCTCCGTGCGCCGGAACGGTCAGGGAAGTGAAGGTCAGAGAAAAGCAGTCGGTGGAGCAAAATCAACTGCTGATTGTTTTTGCATAG
- a CDS encoding tetratricopeptide repeat protein: MMGKAQRVCTREDVEAGLRLLPNYCDPWTAEEYAAALQQAPENPYLLCRTAQSFYFAGSLSRSVELFQKLLQKVPRCASARHQLGMAYYRQGKLAEARRTFREVTRIDPQFAIAYHWLGLTCYHMGRRDEALQAYRQCLEKSPESLIVLYDMAIIHAAMGRHEEAVQVLRRLTEAFPEDAAAFYHLGMAYSHLDQDHQALACFKRALALDPHDRRARHMVEVLSEAANQSQRLL, translated from the coding sequence ATGATGGGCAAAGCGCAGCGTGTCTGTACTCGCGAGGACGTCGAAGCCGGTTTGCGCCTTCTTCCCAACTATTGCGATCCTTGGACTGCCGAGGAATATGCGGCGGCTCTGCAGCAGGCTCCGGAGAATCCGTACCTGCTTTGCCGAACCGCACAGAGCTTCTACTTTGCCGGGTCCTTGAGTAGGTCGGTGGAGTTGTTTCAGAAGCTCCTGCAAAAGGTGCCACGTTGTGCAAGTGCGCGACACCAACTGGGCATGGCCTATTACCGGCAGGGCAAGTTAGCAGAGGCGCGGCGCACTTTTCGGGAGGTGACCAGAATTGACCCCCAATTTGCCATTGCCTACCACTGGCTTGGCTTGACCTGCTACCACATGGGGCGGCGGGACGAGGCCCTGCAGGCTTACCGCCAATGTCTGGAAAAGAGCCCGGAGTCTCTCATCGTGCTCTACGACATGGCCATCATCCATGCGGCGATGGGAAGGCACGAGGAAGCGGTACAAGTGTTGCGCCGTCTCACGGAAGCCTTTCCTGAGGATGCCGCTGCCTTCTACCACTTAGGCATGGCGTATAGCCACCTTGACCAGGACCACCAGGCTTTAGCCTGTTTCAAGCGGGCACTGGCGCTGGACCCACACGATCGCCGTGCGCGCCACATGGTGGAGGTGCTCTCGGAAGCTGCCAATCAGTCGCAACGCCTGCTGTGA
- a CDS encoding hydroxymethylglutaryl-CoA synthase, with the protein MVGIVGYGAYVPRYRIRIEEIAKIWGADAPTYRRGLMLEEKSVPAPDQDTITMAVCAARHALARAGIDPKKIGAVYVGSESHPYAVKPSGTVVAEAIDATPDVHCADLEFACKAGSEAMFIALGLVAGQTVEYALAVGADTSQGAPGDALEYSASAGAAAFVMGADNLVAEAEFTYSYMTDTPDFWRREHQFYPKHAGRFTGEPAYFHTIVSAGRGLLAKSGLEPKDFAYAVFHQPNGKFPLRVGKMLGFTPEQIKPGLLCPKIGNTYSASSPLGLTAVLDSAKAGERIFMVSYGSGAGSDAFVWRVTPRIDEVRDAAPRTWDIVSKKLKYLDYGTYAKFRGKIVMAEE; encoded by the coding sequence ATGGTAGGCATAGTCGGTTACGGTGCCTATGTGCCGCGCTATCGGATACGCATCGAGGAGATCGCCAAGATCTGGGGGGCTGACGCCCCCACGTACCGTCGTGGCCTAATGCTGGAAGAAAAGTCGGTGCCTGCTCCGGACCAGGATACCATCACGATGGCAGTCTGCGCAGCCCGTCATGCCTTGGCGCGGGCAGGCATCGACCCCAAGAAGATCGGGGCAGTCTACGTCGGTTCTGAGTCGCACCCGTATGCCGTGAAGCCCTCAGGCACCGTGGTAGCCGAGGCGATCGACGCTACGCCCGACGTGCACTGCGCCGACTTAGAATTTGCCTGCAAGGCGGGGAGTGAGGCAATGTTCATTGCTCTCGGGTTGGTTGCTGGGCAGACGGTTGAATATGCCCTGGCGGTGGGTGCCGACACCTCGCAAGGCGCCCCTGGTGACGCCCTGGAGTACTCTGCGTCGGCCGGTGCAGCCGCCTTCGTCATGGGCGCAGACAATTTGGTGGCAGAAGCAGAATTCACCTATTCCTACATGACCGATACCCCGGATTTCTGGCGCCGAGAGCATCAGTTCTACCCGAAACACGCTGGGCGTTTCACGGGCGAGCCCGCTTACTTTCACACAATAGTTTCAGCGGGTCGCGGCCTGCTGGCCAAGTCGGGACTGGAACCCAAGGACTTTGCCTACGCGGTATTCCACCAGCCAAATGGCAAGTTCCCGCTGCGGGTGGGGAAAATGCTCGGCTTCACCCCGGAACAGATCAAACCGGGGTTGCTCTGTCCCAAGATTGGCAACACCTACTCGGCCTCTTCACCCCTTGGCTTGACAGCTGTTCTGGACAGCGCCAAGGCAGGGGAAAGAATTTTCATGGTCTCCTACGGCTCCGGCGCGGGGAGCGATGCCTTCGTGTGGCGAGTTACCCCTCGCATCGACGAGGTACGGGACGCCGCACCTCGTACCTGGGACATTGTCAGCAAGAAGCTGAAGTACCTCGACTATGGCACGTACGCCAAGTTCAGAGGCAAAATCGTTATGGCAGAGGAATAG
- a CDS encoding thiolase domain-containing protein yields the protein MEADVAREVAIIGVGLSEWGELWNKSLRDIFVEAALRAIDDAGVDRIDSMYVGCMSSGLFVGQEHLAALLADYLGMRHIPAARVESACASGGLALKVGFLEVASGVSDVVLVGGVEKMTDVSTDQATAALATAADQEYEVYYGATFPALYAMMARAHMHQFGTTREQLAQVAVKNHYHGSMNPHAQFPHKITVEEVLNSMVVADPLRVLDCSPITDGAAAAVICSLPTAKKICKKPIVKVIGCGHATDTIALHSRSDLTYLQATALAAQRAFAMAGKKPEDIDLIELHDCFTIAELIVLESMGFLERGKAGEATASGVTTLGGKLPVNTSGGLKAKGHPVGATGVAQVVEIVQQLRGEAGARQVEGARVGLTQNMGGTGGSTLVHILEVL from the coding sequence ATGGAGGCAGACGTGGCACGCGAAGTAGCTATCATTGGCGTCGGGCTGAGCGAGTGGGGCGAGCTGTGGAACAAGTCACTGCGTGACATTTTTGTCGAGGCGGCCCTCAGGGCCATCGACGACGCTGGCGTGGACCGCATCGATTCCATGTATGTGGGCTGCATGAGCAGCGGCCTATTCGTAGGACAGGAGCACCTTGCTGCCCTGCTTGCAGATTACTTGGGGATGCGCCACATCCCGGCAGCCAGGGTCGAATCCGCCTGCGCCTCGGGAGGCCTGGCACTGAAGGTAGGGTTCTTGGAGGTGGCCAGTGGCGTAAGTGACGTGGTCCTGGTGGGAGGAGTGGAAAAGATGACGGACGTGAGCACCGACCAGGCCACTGCTGCCTTGGCCACAGCAGCTGACCAGGAATACGAAGTCTACTACGGTGCCACCTTTCCTGCCCTGTACGCCATGATGGCCAGGGCGCATATGCACCAGTTTGGCACCACGCGCGAGCAACTTGCCCAGGTGGCGGTGAAGAACCATTACCACGGCTCCATGAACCCCCATGCTCAGTTTCCCCACAAGATAACGGTCGAAGAGGTGCTTAATTCCATGGTTGTGGCTGACCCCTTGCGGGTGTTGGACTGCTCTCCCATCACTGACGGCGCGGCGGCGGCTGTCATTTGTTCCTTGCCCACGGCCAAGAAGATCTGCAAGAAACCCATCGTCAAAGTCATCGGATGTGGGCATGCCACCGACACGATCGCCTTGCATAGCCGCAGTGACCTGACCTATCTCCAGGCAACAGCACTTGCCGCGCAGCGGGCGTTTGCCATGGCCGGGAAGAAACCCGAGGACATCGATCTCATCGAACTGCACGACTGTTTTACTATCGCTGAGCTCATCGTGCTGGAATCTATGGGTTTCCTGGAGAGAGGAAAAGCCGGAGAAGCGACTGCATCTGGCGTCACCACCTTGGGCGGCAAGTTGCCCGTCAACACCAGCGGCGGATTGAAGGCAAAAGGACACCCAGTGGGCGCAACGGGAGTGGCGCAGGTGGTGGAGATTGTCCAACAGTTACGTGGCGAAGCAGGCGCCCGGCAGGTGGAAGGTGCGCGAGTCGGTCTCACGCAGAATATGGGCGGCACCGGCGGCAGCACGCTGGTGCACATCCTGGAGGTGCTCTGA
- a CDS encoding Zn-ribbon domain-containing OB-fold protein, whose product MSVPKYWREIPRRYRLEAGQCTHCGSTFYPPRLVCSECKSREFRTVCLPMGGVVETFTVVRVPPSALVEQAPYVLAVVRLADGTKLLTQLVDCEPEQLTIGMPVRLEFRRIFAEGRAGIICYGHKAVPE is encoded by the coding sequence ATGTCTGTACCAAAGTACTGGCGCGAAATACCGCGGCGTTACCGCCTCGAGGCAGGGCAGTGCACACACTGCGGCTCCACCTTCTATCCCCCTCGGCTGGTCTGTTCAGAGTGCAAGAGCCGGGAGTTTCGTACGGTCTGCTTGCCCATGGGAGGGGTGGTGGAAACCTTTACCGTGGTGCGCGTCCCCCCCAGCGCTCTTGTCGAACAGGCTCCCTATGTCTTGGCAGTGGTGCGCTTGGCAGATGGCACGAAACTTCTCACCCAACTCGTCGATTGTGAACCGGAGCAATTGACTATCGGCATGCCCGTACGACTTGAATTCAGGCGCATCTTCGCGGAGGGCCGCGCTGGCATCATCTGCTACGGCCACAAGGCGGTGCCAGAGTAG
- a CDS encoding methylcrotonoyl-CoA carboxylase translates to MFRIESRVDTSSVEFKENREHMLRLVEELRQRLAEAKKGGPPSAHQKHKARGKLTARERLAKLFDPDSPFLELSPLAAFDMYDNQAPAAGLITGIGVVHGREVLVIANDATVKGGTYFPMTIKKHVRAQEVAMMNRLPCVYLVDSGGIFLPLQEGTFPDRDHFGRIFSNQARLSAMGIPQISVVMGSCTAGGAYVPAMSDETIIVRQQGTIFIGGPPLVKAATGEVVTDEELGGADVHCRISGVSDHYAENDEHALQICRNIIECLDPPNRFPIDVAEPEDPYYDPEELYGIIPKNLRKPYDIREVIARIVDGSRFQEFKQLYGPTLVCGFARIMGYLVGILANNGVLFSESSLKGAHFIELCTMRKIPLVFLQNITGFIVGKQYEHGGIAKDGAKLVHAVANAQVPKFTVIVGGSYGAGNYAMCGRGYDPRLLWMWPNGRICVMGGDQAADVLLTVKLEALKREGRTMTPQEMEEFRRPIVELYEQQASPYYSTARLWDDGILDPLETRTALALGIAMSLNAPIPEQRYGVFRM, encoded by the coding sequence ATGTTCCGGATCGAAAGCCGTGTGGACACTTCTTCAGTAGAGTTCAAAGAAAACCGTGAGCATATGCTGCGTCTTGTGGAGGAGTTGCGGCAGCGTCTTGCCGAGGCCAAGAAAGGTGGACCTCCCTCGGCGCATCAGAAGCATAAGGCTCGGGGGAAACTGACGGCCCGTGAGCGACTGGCCAAGCTTTTCGACCCCGATTCCCCCTTTCTGGAGCTCAGCCCCCTTGCCGCCTTCGACATGTACGACAACCAGGCGCCTGCTGCGGGCCTCATCACGGGGATAGGGGTGGTACACGGGCGAGAAGTCCTGGTCATCGCCAACGACGCCACCGTCAAGGGCGGCACCTACTTCCCCATGACCATCAAGAAGCACGTGCGCGCGCAGGAAGTGGCGATGATGAACCGCCTGCCCTGCGTCTACCTGGTCGATTCCGGGGGCATCTTCCTGCCTCTGCAGGAGGGCACCTTCCCGGATCGTGACCACTTTGGGCGGATCTTTTCCAACCAGGCTCGCCTTTCCGCCATGGGCATACCGCAGATATCCGTGGTGATGGGCTCATGCACGGCCGGCGGCGCCTATGTGCCGGCCATGAGCGACGAGACGATCATCGTGCGGCAGCAAGGGACGATCTTCATTGGGGGGCCCCCCTTGGTGAAAGCCGCCACCGGCGAGGTGGTTACCGACGAGGAGTTGGGCGGGGCAGACGTGCATTGCCGCATCTCTGGCGTGTCGGACCATTACGCCGAGAACGATGAACACGCCCTGCAGATCTGCCGAAATATCATCGAGTGCCTGGACCCGCCGAACCGCTTTCCCATCGACGTTGCCGAACCGGAAGACCCCTACTACGACCCCGAGGAGCTGTACGGCATCATTCCGAAAAACCTTCGCAAGCCCTACGACATCCGCGAGGTCATCGCCCGCATCGTCGATGGAAGCCGCTTTCAGGAGTTCAAGCAGCTGTACGGCCCCACTTTGGTGTGCGGATTTGCACGCATCATGGGCTACTTAGTGGGCATACTTGCCAACAATGGCGTGTTGTTCAGCGAATCGAGCCTCAAGGGGGCACATTTCATTGAACTCTGCACGATGAGGAAGATCCCCCTTGTCTTCCTGCAGAACATCACCGGGTTCATTGTCGGCAAGCAGTACGAGCACGGAGGGATTGCCAAAGACGGCGCGAAGTTGGTGCACGCGGTGGCCAATGCGCAAGTGCCCAAATTCACAGTCATCGTCGGCGGCTCCTATGGCGCCGGCAACTATGCGATGTGCGGGCGCGGTTATGACCCCCGCCTCCTCTGGATGTGGCCCAACGGGCGCATCTGCGTCATGGGAGGTGACCAGGCTGCCGACGTCCTTCTCACGGTCAAACTCGAGGCGCTCAAGCGAGAAGGCAGGACAATGACCCCGCAGGAGATGGAAGAGTTTCGCCGCCCCATCGTGGAGCTCTACGAGCAGCAGGCAAGCCCCTACTATTCGACCGCCCGTCTTTGGGACGACGGAATCCTGGATCCGCTCGAGACTCGTACGGCCTTGGCGCTGGGCATCGCCATGTCCCTGAATGCGCCCATTCCCGAACAACGCTATGGCGTGTTCAGGATGTGA
- a CDS encoding enoyl-CoA hydratase/isomerase family protein, translated as MTDYQTIQLRRQGAVVTVALNRPQVRNAFDALMLRELIDAFTGLAGDFPKVRVVVLTGNGASFCAGADLNWMKETVHYSVEENLADARQVAECMHLLYRLPQPTIARINGPAIGGGMGFVCACDMAVAQCDAVFSLSEVRIGLVPACISPYVLKKTGEGRCRELFLSGERLSAERAHALGLVNEVVPPEDLDAAVQRRVEQLLANGPHAMAACKVLLEKVAHQELEEAKVFTAELLANLRAGAEAQEGMAAFLGKRTPHWRRDPSGGQ; from the coding sequence ATGACTGACTACCAAACCATTCAACTCCGCCGACAGGGAGCAGTGGTGACCGTGGCGCTGAACAGGCCCCAGGTGCGCAACGCCTTCGACGCTCTCATGCTGAGGGAACTGATCGACGCCTTCACCGGACTGGCTGGCGATTTTCCCAAAGTGCGAGTGGTTGTGCTCACGGGGAATGGCGCCTCCTTCTGTGCCGGTGCCGACCTCAACTGGATGAAGGAAACGGTGCATTACAGCGTCGAGGAGAATCTGGCCGACGCCCGCCAGGTGGCAGAATGCATGCACCTGCTCTATCGTTTACCGCAGCCGACCATCGCTCGGATCAACGGACCTGCCATCGGTGGCGGCATGGGATTTGTGTGCGCATGCGACATGGCGGTGGCGCAGTGCGACGCAGTCTTTAGCCTGAGCGAGGTGCGCATTGGCCTCGTGCCTGCGTGTATTTCGCCCTATGTGCTAAAGAAAACCGGTGAAGGACGCTGCCGCGAGCTCTTCCTTAGTGGAGAGCGTCTCTCAGCCGAGCGCGCCCACGCCCTTGGCCTCGTCAATGAAGTAGTTCCACCGGAGGACCTCGATGCGGCGGTTCAGCGCAGGGTCGAGCAGCTGCTTGCCAATGGCCCACATGCAATGGCAGCCTGCAAGGTTCTCCTGGAAAAAGTGGCGCACCAAGAGCTCGAAGAGGCGAAAGTGTTCACCGCCGAGCTGCTAGCGAACTTGCGGGCAGGGGCAGAA